In Planctomycetia bacterium, a single window of DNA contains:
- a CDS encoding SRPBCC domain-containing protein: MSKTIQREMHFPQPREQVWQAIAESATLAEWMFPNDFEPRVGHHFTFQVPGNPKMNFEGLTVHCEVLECEAPSRLVFSWSAGELADTKVSFRLEPDGLGTKLLFEHAGFNITQAFGEQAFKGAEYGWAKMLKQLGVVVDGLGKPNI; this comes from the coding sequence ATGAGCAAAACGATCCAGCGCGAGATGCACTTTCCGCAGCCTCGGGAACAAGTCTGGCAAGCGATCGCCGAGAGTGCCACGTTGGCCGAGTGGATGTTCCCGAACGACTTCGAACCCCGCGTCGGCCATCACTTCACGTTCCAGGTGCCGGGGAATCCGAAGATGAATTTCGAAGGCTTGACCGTTCACTGCGAAGTGCTGGAGTGCGAAGCACCCAGTCGACTCGTGTTCTCGTGGTCAGCCGGGGAACTCGCTGATACGAAGGTAAGCTTCCGTCTCGAACCCGACGGCCTCGGTACGAAACTTCTCTTTGAACACGCCGGGTTCAATATCACGCAAGCCTTCGGCGAACAAGCATTCAAAGGTGCCGAGTACGGCTGGGCGAAGATGCTGAAGCAGCTTGGGGTGGTGGTGGATGGGCTGGGAAAACCGAACATTTAG
- a CDS encoding winged helix-turn-helix transcriptional regulator: protein MVALKHKPDVFTAISHPARRRMLDLLAIEDSAVNTIATHFKMSRPAVSQHLRILLDSGLVTEQRYGRERRYHLVPDRLGPVREWLSHYERFWDDRLERLQKVLARSKA from the coding sequence ATGGTTGCTCTCAAACATAAGCCCGATGTCTTCACCGCCATCAGCCATCCGGCACGCAGGCGAATGCTCGATCTGCTTGCAATCGAAGACAGTGCCGTCAACACGATAGCAACCCACTTCAAAATGAGTCGCCCGGCGGTGTCGCAGCATCTTCGCATCCTGCTCGATTCCGGCCTCGTGACAGAACAGCGGTATGGCCGCGAACGCCGTTACCACCTCGTCCCTGACCGTCTCGGCCCAGTGCGGGAATGGCTATCGCACTATGAGCGGTTCTGGGACGACCGGCTCGAGCGGCTGCAGAAAGTGTTAGCCAGGAGCAAGGCATGA
- a CDS encoding sigma-70 family RNA polymerase sigma factor, with the protein MNSLPTHHDHFLGLLNSHQRALHKICWVYGTHTHDRDDLLQEILAHLWSAFPRYDASRHFLTWMYRIALNVAIDHLRRNKRRGKEQSLHQHDGDNFDNHSTGITRQQELLDLHYLLQQQSDADRALLLLHLEGQSHREIGDILGITVSNVSTRLNRLRQSLKQTILNDEQESHHATQ; encoded by the coding sequence ATGAATTCACTGCCTACCCATCATGATCACTTTCTTGGGTTGCTGAACAGCCACCAGCGGGCTTTGCACAAAATCTGCTGGGTGTATGGCACACACACTCACGACCGTGACGATCTGCTGCAGGAAATCCTGGCACACCTCTGGTCTGCCTTTCCTCGCTACGATGCCAGTCGCCACTTCCTGACCTGGATGTACCGCATTGCGTTGAACGTTGCTATTGATCACCTCCGCCGAAACAAACGGCGAGGCAAGGAACAGAGCCTGCACCAGCACGATGGAGACAACTTTGACAATCACTCGACAGGCATCACCAGACAGCAGGAACTTCTCGATCTGCATTACCTGTTACAACAGCAAAGCGATGCTGACCGGGCTTTGTTGCTGCTTCATCTGGAAGGGCAATCGCATCGCGAAATCGGCGACATCCTCGGTATCACTGTATCCAACGTCAGTACCAGGCTCAATCGGCTCAGGCAATCTTTGAAACAAACCATTCTGAACGACGAACAGGAGTCACACCATGCAACTCAATGA
- a CDS encoding DUF5076 domain-containing protein — MSTELPIPPAAVADTRSLEMIRVWIANKKQHCVLNIGFWEERNIDECHAWGVLLADMVRHIANAHEIEYGRDPCETINRVRESFIIEMGHPTSDHIGDFVNNEKRSSSKPKKKKRS, encoded by the coding sequence ATGTCCACTGAACTTCCCATCCCTCCTGCTGCAGTAGCGGATACACGTTCCCTTGAGATGATTCGCGTCTGGATTGCGAATAAAAAGCAACATTGTGTCCTGAACATCGGTTTTTGGGAAGAACGCAATATTGATGAATGTCACGCATGGGGTGTTCTGTTGGCAGACATGGTGCGCCATATCGCTAACGCACACGAGATCGAGTATGGTCGTGACCCGTGTGAGACTATCAACAGAGTTCGTGAGTCGTTCATAATCGAGATGGGGCATCCAACGTCTGATCATATTGGCGATTTCGTGAATAATGAGAAACGCTCTTCCTCCAAGCCCAAAAAGAAGAAGCGAAGTTGA